The DNA window GTCTTGTCCGGCAGGATGTCGCCCTTGCGCCGGACGATCACTCCGCCGTAGAGCCCTTTGCGGATCCCACCCGTTCCGTGATCCGTGCCCACCACATGGTCGTGGTAGTGCCAGTACCCCGCGCTGCCGCTCCGCCAGGTGCCGTCCTTGCGCCGGCCCGGGAGATGCGTGCGCCAGGTGTACGTCCGGGTCCCGCCGGGCTCGACATGACTCCTGCTCAGTCTGGTGCCGTCACTGGCGATGTCGTAGTCGACGCCGTGCACATGGAGACTCGCGGGCACGTCGAGCGTGTTCTCGAACTCGATGTGCACGGTGTCGCCCTCGACGATGTCGATCAGCGGCCCCGGCACCGACGCCTTGCCCTTTTCGAAACCGTAGCCCAGCTGCCCGTCGGGGAGCTTCTCGGCGTACATCTTCAGCCGGTGGACCCGACCGCCGGCCGGAGCGGTCCTCGGCGGGCCCTCCGCCGCCGCGGAGCTCGCGGAGCCCGCGAGCGACAACGATGTCACGCCGGTCGCCGCGACGGCTCCGCCTGCCAGCAGCCGCCGGTTGAAGCTTCGTC is part of the Streptomyces agglomeratus genome and encodes:
- a CDS encoding multicopper oxidase domain-containing protein encodes the protein MDRRSFNRRLLAGGAVAATGVTSLSLAGSASSAAAEGPPRTAPAGGRVHRLKMYAEKLPDGQLGYGFEKGKASVPGPLIDIVEGDTVHIEFENTLDVPASLHVHGVDYDIASDGTRLSRSHVEPGGTRTYTWRTHLPGRRKDGTWRSGSAGYWHYHDHVVGTDHGTGGIRKGLYGGVIVRRKGDILPDKTFTIVFNDMTINNRPAHQSPDFRATVGDRVEIVMITHGEFYHTFHMHGHRWADNRTGLLTGPDDPSRVVDNKITGPADSFGFQITAGEHVGAGAWMYHCHVQSHSDMGMAGLFLVAKPDGTIPGHEPHHPPEHAH